The DNA segment CACTACACCGCCAGCGTCGCGGTACACAGCGAACTGAGGCTGGTGGCGTTGACGGCACCGCGTGGCAACCGCTTCTTCATCTGGGATCTGGACAGCGGCGAAGTGCGTCTCGACGCGCCACTGCCCGATTGCGCCGGCGTCGGTGCGGTGAAGGACGGTTTCGTCGTGACCTCGGGCCAGGGCCGTTGCCGTTACTACGACTGCCGCCAGGATCAACTGCAGGCCAAGCCGCTGGAGTTGCCGGCGGGGCTCTGGGACAACCATCTGCACTTGATGGCCTGAATCAACGCGGTAACTGTGGCGAGGGAGCTTGCTCCCGCTGGGGCGCGAAGCGGCCCCGCTTTTTAACTCAAAAGCATGGGACTGCTGCGCAGTCCAGCGGGAGCAAGCTCCCTCGCCACAGGGGTTTTATTCGTCCTCACTGTAATAACTGCCAGTTGGAATACCCACCTCACTCGGAGTAATGTTCCCGCCTGTCTCACCTGATTTATCCAAGGAACTGGAAATATGCTGCGTCGCCGCATGCTGATCATGTTGGGTGTTGTCTTGCTGGTCGTCCTGGTATTGGGCGGGTACAAAGCCTTTTCGATCTACACCATGATCCAGGGCTTTGCCAAACCGAAACCGCCGATCAGCGTTGCCGTGGGCCGCGCCACCGAACAGCCGTGGCAGATGCGTCTGCCGACCGTCGGCACGCTCAAGGCGCTGCAAGGCGTCGAGCTGAGCCTGGAAGTCGCCGGCACGGTCACCGAGATCAAGTTCGAATCCGGGCAGAAGGTCAAGGCCGGGCAACCGTTGCTGCAACTCGACAGCGCGGTCGAAACCGCCCTGCTGGAAACCGCCAAGGCCGATCTGGGCCTGGCGCAACTGGATTTCGGTCGCGGCAGCCAACTGGTCGACAGCCGCGCGATCTCCAAGGGCGAATACGACCGGCTCTCCGCCGTGTTGCAAAAGAACAAGGCTACGGTCAATCAGCTCAACGCCTCGCTGGCGAAAAAACGCATCCTCGCGCCATTCAGCGGCACCATCGGCATCCGTCAGGTCGATGTCGGCGACTACCTCGCCAGTGGCACCAAAATCGCCACCCTGCAGGACCTGAGCAGCCTCTACGCCGACTTCTATGTACCGGAGCAATCGGTGCCGAAACTGGCCATCGGTCAACCGGTGCAGATCGGCGTCGCGGCCTATCCCGGGCAGAACTTCCCCGGCGCCATCAGCGCGATCAATCCGATTGTCGAGAGCAGCACGCGCAATATTCTGGTGCGCGCGACCCTGGCCAACCCCGACGGCAAGTTGCTGCCGGGCATGTTCGCCAGCCTCAACGTGTTGCTGCCCGACCCGCAGAAACACATCGTCGTGCCGGAAAGCGCGATCACCTACACCCTCTACGGCAACTCGCTGTACGTGGTCGGGCAACAGAAAGCCGAGGACGGCAGCGTGGTCAAAGACGACAAGGGCCAGCCGGTGCTGATCGCCGAGCGCCGTTTCATCGAGACCGGTGAACGCCGCGATGGCCTGGTGATGATCAACAAGGGCGTGCAGAGCGGCGAACAAGTGGTGACCGCCGGCCAGATCAAACTGGACAACGGCGCACACATTGCCATCAGCGACGACAAGACCCTCGGCGAGCAGAACAGTCCGCCTCGCGTCG comes from the Pseudomonas sp. RSB 5.4 genome and includes:
- a CDS encoding efflux RND transporter periplasmic adaptor subunit, translating into MLRRRMLIMLGVVLLVVLVLGGYKAFSIYTMIQGFAKPKPPISVAVGRATEQPWQMRLPTVGTLKALQGVELSLEVAGTVTEIKFESGQKVKAGQPLLQLDSAVETALLETAKADLGLAQLDFGRGSQLVDSRAISKGEYDRLSAVLQKNKATVNQLNASLAKKRILAPFSGTIGIRQVDVGDYLASGTKIATLQDLSSLYADFYVPEQSVPKLAIGQPVQIGVAAYPGQNFPGAISAINPIVESSTRNILVRATLANPDGKLLPGMFASLNVLLPDPQKHIVVPESAITYTLYGNSLYVVGQQKAEDGSVVKDDKGQPVLIAERRFIETGERRDGLVMINKGVQSGEQVVTAGQIKLDNGAHIAISDDKTLGEQNSPPRVD